GTGAGCGACGGATGCGACGAGCGGTTCTCGCGTCCCGTCACCACGCCGCCGTTCAGATACCACGTCGCGACATAGGCGAGGTTATGCAGCGCGACGTCGAAGAGACTCACGTCGATATCGCGCCCTTTGCCGGAGGTCTTTGCATCGACGAGGCCGGCGAGCAACGCCATCGCCGCGGTGGTGCCAGTCATCAGGTCGATGATCGACAAGCCGAAACGCGCCGGCGGGCTATCAGGCTCGCCGGTCACGGACAGATAGCCCGCCTCGGCCTGCATCAGATAGTCGTAGCCCGGCCACGCGGCGCGGCTGCCGCTACGCCCGTACGCGGACAGATGCGCGCACACGATCTTGGGATTTGCCTCGCGGAGCTGCTCGTAGGTCACCCCGAGTTTCGCCGGCAGATCGCCGCGCAGATTGTTGAACACCGCGTCGCTCTTCGCAACGAGGTCCAGCAACACCGCGCGTGCTTCGGGCTTCTTCAGGTCGAGCGTCAGACTGCACTTGTTGCGATTGAAGGCTTCGAAGAAATGGCTATCGCCCTCGCCGAAGAAATACGGGCCGACCGCGCGGCCGACGTCGCCGCCATTGCCCGGATGCTCGATCTTGATGATCTCCGCGCCGAGGTCCGCGAGATGTTGAGTGGCGAAAGGCCCGGCGCCATATTGTTCGATGGCGAGCACGCGCACGCCGGAAAGGGGCAGGCTCATACCGGACTCCTTTCGATCAGTTGCTTGGCGATGATGATGCGTTGCATCTCGTTGGTGCCTTCACCGATCGTGAGCAGTGGCGCGTCGCGATAGAGGCGCTCGACGTTGTATTCCTTCGAATAACCGTACGCGCCGTGAATGCGCATGGCCTCGATGCTGTTTTCCAACGCGGCTTCCGTCGCGAAGTATTTCGCCATGCCCGCTTCCATATCGCAGCGCTCGCCGCGGTCGTACTTCTTCGCGGCCGCGTCGACCAGCAGGCGGCCCGCTTCGACGCGCGTCGCCATCTCGCCGAGCTTCAACTGGATTGCCTGATGCTCGCAGATCGGCTTGCCGAAGGTCTTGCGCTGCTGCGAATAGCTCACGGACTCATCGAGCGCGGCTTGCGCGACGCCGACGCCGCGCGCCGCGACATTGATACGGCCGAGTTCGAGGCCGCCGAGTATCTGCTGCAGGCCCTTTCCCTCCACGCCGCCGATCAATGCATCGGTAGACACGTGATAGTCGTTGAACGACAACTCACAGGTATCGATACCTTTGTAGCCGAGCTTTTCGAGCTGACGGCTAACCTCGAATCCCGGCCCTTTCTGCACCAGCAACAAACTCATCCCTCGATGACGCGGCTGCGCCGTCGTATCCGTCTTCACCAGCAGCGCCAGCGTGTTGCCGTGCTTGCTGTTGGTGATCCACGTCTTGTTGCCGTTCACGATGTACTCGTCGCCGACGCGTTTGGCGGTCGTGCGAATGGCCTGCAGATCGGTGCCGCAATCGGGCTCGGTGAGACCGATGCCGCCGCGCCACTCGCCGGTGGCGAACTTCGGCAGGTACTTGCTTTTCTGCTCGGGCGTGCCGTTGCGTTGCACCAGCATCGCGAGAATCAGATGCGAATTGATGATGCCGCTCACCGACATCCACACCCGCGAGATGCGCGCGATGATCTGCGCATAGGTCCGCGTCGACAGACCCAGCCCGCCATACTCGGGATCGATGATGCAGCCGAACAGCCCCATCTCCTTCATCTTCTCGACGATCTCCGCCGGGTAGATATCGTCGTGATCGAACTTGTGGACGTAAGGACGCACCTCGGTTTCGAGAAAGCGGTCCAGCATGTCGAGAATCAGTTGATCGTTTTCCAGCGTATCGAGTTCTGTTGCAGTCATGATGACGTCCTTAGGATGCGGTGTGTCCGGCAAGCGTGTCGGCGAGCGCGCGGGCCGGCCGTTCGTCGAGTTGCAATACGGCCTGGGCGATCTGTTCGGCAGCACTGTGGGAAACGCTGCGCTGTGCGTTCGCGTAAAACTTGGTGACAATGTCCTCGTTGCTGACGGGCCGGTCCGCGCAGCCGCGATTGATCGCCTCGCGATGCGCGACGCGCGAGCCGTCGCTGCGTTCCACCACGACTTCGCCGGTGTAGTGGCGCGGGAACGTCGTGTCGGGGTCGATTTCGTAATCGACCCGTGCGGCGAGCGCCAGCACCGCGGGATCGGCGAGCGCGGCCGGTTCGAGTTCGTCGAGCGTGAAGCGGCCCTTGAGCAACGCCGTCGCGACGATATACGGCACGCTGAATTGCGCGTCGTAGGCGGTCACCGGTTTGCGCTTCGCGTCGACCGGTTCGCACACGATCTCGACCGTGCCGCGCGGCACCTTGGCGACCACGCGTCGAATCGAGTCGAGCGAGCCTGCCGAAAAGCGATGCTCGCGATTTAGCGCGATCGCCGCGTCGGCGACCGCATGCGTGAAGTGACATGCGGGCAGCGGTTTGATTGCCACTTCGTCGATTTGCCAGGTGCTGCCGAGGCCTTCGGTGGCGAGTTCACGGTCCGCCGGGTCGAGCGGCTTGCCGAGGTGGCTGGCGTAGAGACCGAAGCGTCCTTCGTAGGCCAAACGCGGGCCGGTGAAGCCGTGCTTCGCGAGCGTCGCGGCGGTGATGGCCGAGGCCGCCGCGAAACCGGGATGGGCGCGCTTGGTCCACGCGCCGTCTTCGAGGAATTCGAGGCTGCCGGCCGCCATCGACAGAACGATGCCTTGCGCGTGCGCCATGCGGGCTTCGTCGAGTTGCAGCAAACGCGATGCGGCGACCGCGCAGCCGAACGCGCCGACCAGGCCGGTCGGATGAAACCCGGCGTCGTGGAATCCGCCCTTCGCCGCCGACGCCACGCGCGTCGACACTTCCATGGCAACGATGTATGCGGCCAGCAAGTCCGCGCCGCTCGCGCCGTCGCGGTCGGCGAGCGCGAGCACGCAGGGCAATGCGCTAGTGGTCGAGTGAATCACGCCGCGTGAATGCGTGTCGTCGAAGTCGAGTCCGTGAATCAGCACGCCGTTCATCATCGCGGAGTCGCGCAAGGCGAGTCGCCGGCCGTAGCCGATTACCGGTGAAGCGCCGCTGCCGAGCTCGGAGAAGGCCGCGAGCGACACATCCGCATACGGATAACCACGCGACGCGAACGCAATGCCGACAGCGTCGAGAATCAGATGCTTCGCGCGGGTTTGCACGGCGCGCGGTACGTTGCGCAATTGCAGGCCCAGGCCGAAGCGCGCGTACTGATCGGACAACGCGACGGAAGTATCGAGTGAAGTCATGGAATTTAACCTTGCTGGGTAGCGGGTAGCGAATCGGAGCTGGTGTCGAGGCTCGGCGAAATCCGCTCGAGTGCGTGCTGATTGGTTTCCACGCGCAGCAGCAGAATGCCGAACACCAGCAGCGCGAGGACGCCGCTCACCATGGCCAGCACGCCGGACACGCCGAACGAGTTGTAGAGCAGCACCGCGAGATACGGCGTGGTCATCGAAGCGGCGCGGCCGCAGACACCCGCCGTGCCGGTGCCACGCAGGCGCAGTTCAGTCGGAAAGAGTTCGGGAATGTAGGCGAACAAACCGAGCGTGGTAACCGTGTAGATGCAGGTGATCAGCACGAAGCCGACGCTGCTGATCGCCCAGCCCGCATGCATGTTCGGATAGATGAAGCCCACCACGATCGTGGCGATCGCAAAGATCACGAGACCACGCGCCCGGCCGATGCGGTCCGCGCAGAAGAAGCCGACCAGTGCGCCGCCCGGCGCGCCGAACGCCATCAATGTTGTGAAGCCGAGCGACTGCACGATGGTCAGACCTTCCTTGACGAAGAAGGTCGGCAGCCATGCCACAAACCCATACACCGAAATATTCACGGCGACCGCCGTGAGAATCGCGACCAGTGTGCGGCCGAGCATGGCGTGTGAGAACAATGCGGAGAACGGCGCCTTCGGCACTTCGAGACTTTCCGTGCGTTGGACCGGCGGCAACGGACCTTTCTGACGCTGAACCTCGTGTTCGATGGCGGACACGGTGGCCTCGGCTTCTTCGCTGCGTCCGACCGATTCGAGCCAGCGCGGCGACTCCGGCATCCGGTGCCGCAGCACCCACACAATGATCGCGCCGACGCCGGCAATCGCGAACATATAGCGCCAGCCCAGATGCGGAATCACGACGTAGCCCACCGCCGTCGACACCAGCAAGCCGGAATTGATGATGAGCGCGAGCAAGGCGGTCCAGCGTCCGCGCGACGCGGGCGGGATGAATTCGCACAAGGTGCCCGCCGCGACCACCAGTTCGGCGCCGAGGCCGACGCCCATGATCAGCCGCAGCACGATCAGCCACATCATGTTCGGCGCGAAGCACGCGGCAATCGATGCGAGGCCGAAGATCAGCAGGTTGGTCTGATACGACGAGCGGCGGCCGAAGCGGTCGCCGAGGTAGCCGGCAAAGCCCGCGCCGATCAGCATGCCGAGAAACGTCACCGAGATGAACAGCGCGTTCAGCTTCAGATCCGAGAAGCCCGTTTTCACCATCGCCCCGAGCGCACCGGCGGCGAGATAGATGTCGAAGGCGTCGAGAAAGGCGCCCGCGCTGATGAGCCCTAGAACCTTCCAGTGAAAGGACGCGATGGGCAGGCGATCGAGTCGCGCGCCCGAATTGACGATACCGATAGCCACCTTTGTCTCCTTGGTGTGCATGCGGCTGCGCGATGTTTGCACATGCGCTCGCCGCATCGCGACGCCTGATTGGGACGCCGCCGGAATCTGCGCGTTGGCTGCTCTTGCTGGCAGGTGTGCGCTGTTTTGCTGCTGGTTGTTCGTTCGCAGATTGTGCGGACGTTCGAGCCGAACGTTCGGCGGTTCACACCGGGCAACGCGCGGGCAACGCGCCGCTCAATCGCCGACGCCGTGTCCGCGTGCCGGCACTAGCGCACTGCGCACGAAGTCCATGATCGGCGTGCCGTCCTGCTTGAATGCGCGGGTCTGCACGGTGACGATCCCCTGCCCCGGACGCGACTTCGACTCGCGCTTTTCGAGCACTTCGGATTCCGCATAGATCGTGTCGCCGCAAAACACGGGACCGGTCAGACGAATCTCTTTCCAGCCGAGGTTGGCAATCGCCTTGCCGCTGACGTCGTTGACCGACAGGCCCAGCACCACGGCA
The nucleotide sequence above comes from Paraburkholderia sp. FT54. Encoded proteins:
- a CDS encoding CoA transferase, producing MSLPLSGVRVLAIEQYGAGPFATQHLADLGAEIIKIEHPGNGGDVGRAVGPYFFGEGDSHFFEAFNRNKCSLTLDLKKPEARAVLLDLVAKSDAVFNNLRGDLPAKLGVTYEQLREANPKIVCAHLSAYGRSGSRAAWPGYDYLMQAEAGYLSVTGEPDSPPARFGLSIIDLMTGTTAAMALLAGLVDAKTSGKGRDIDVSLFDVALHNLAYVATWYLNGGVVTGRENRSSHPSLTPSQLYKTQDGWIFLMCNKEKFWGVLAEVIGKPSWVTDPRFCNFQARLANRELVQTELDAVLSTATTAQWLERFGGRVPAAPVFDVKQALENPFVAERECVVDAEHPRFGKVRGVAAPVRVDEPLPTRAAPDLGQDTQRLLDELGYSAERIALLREAGVVQ
- a CDS encoding MmgE/PrpD family protein, whose amino-acid sequence is MTSLDTSVALSDQYARFGLGLQLRNVPRAVQTRAKHLILDAVGIAFASRGYPYADVSLAAFSELGSGASPVIGYGRRLALRDSAMMNGVLIHGLDFDDTHSRGVIHSTTSALPCVLALADRDGASGADLLAAYIVAMEVSTRVASAAKGGFHDAGFHPTGLVGAFGCAVAASRLLQLDEARMAHAQGIVLSMAAGSLEFLEDGAWTKRAHPGFAAASAITAATLAKHGFTGPRLAYEGRFGLYASHLGKPLDPADRELATEGLGSTWQIDEVAIKPLPACHFTHAVADAAIALNREHRFSAGSLDSIRRVVAKVPRGTVEIVCEPVDAKRKPVTAYDAQFSVPYIVATALLKGRFTLDELEPAALADPAVLALAARVDYEIDPDTTFPRHYTGEVVVERSDGSRVAHREAINRGCADRPVSNEDIVTKFYANAQRSVSHSAAEQIAQAVLQLDERPARALADTLAGHTAS
- a CDS encoding MFS transporter, whose product is MHTKETKVAIGIVNSGARLDRLPIASFHWKVLGLISAGAFLDAFDIYLAAGALGAMVKTGFSDLKLNALFISVTFLGMLIGAGFAGYLGDRFGRRSSYQTNLLIFGLASIAACFAPNMMWLIVLRLIMGVGLGAELVVAAGTLCEFIPPASRGRWTALLALIINSGLLVSTAVGYVVIPHLGWRYMFAIAGVGAIIVWVLRHRMPESPRWLESVGRSEEAEATVSAIEHEVQRQKGPLPPVQRTESLEVPKAPFSALFSHAMLGRTLVAILTAVAVNISVYGFVAWLPTFFVKEGLTIVQSLGFTTLMAFGAPGGALVGFFCADRIGRARGLVIFAIATIVVGFIYPNMHAGWAISSVGFVLITCIYTVTTLGLFAYIPELFPTELRLRGTGTAGVCGRAASMTTPYLAVLLYNSFGVSGVLAMVSGVLALLVFGILLLRVETNQHALERISPSLDTSSDSLPATQQG
- a CDS encoding MaoC family dehydratase; this encodes MESDVAVKNRIRASYGRYLEDFQVGDIYEHRPGRTITEADNIHFSLLTMNFHPMHCDAAYAAQSEFGRLLVNSGLTVAVVLGLSVNDVSGKAIANLGWKEIRLTGPVFCGDTIYAESEVLEKRESKSRPGQGIVTVQTRAFKQDGTPIMDFVRSALVPARGHGVGD
- a CDS encoding acyl-CoA dehydrogenase family protein, translating into MTATELDTLENDQLILDMLDRFLETEVRPYVHKFDHDDIYPAEIVEKMKEMGLFGCIIDPEYGGLGLSTRTYAQIIARISRVWMSVSGIINSHLILAMLVQRNGTPEQKSKYLPKFATGEWRGGIGLTEPDCGTDLQAIRTTAKRVGDEYIVNGNKTWITNSKHGNTLALLVKTDTTAQPRHRGMSLLLVQKGPGFEVSRQLEKLGYKGIDTCELSFNDYHVSTDALIGGVEGKGLQQILGGLELGRINVAARGVGVAQAALDESVSYSQQRKTFGKPICEHQAIQLKLGEMATRVEAGRLLVDAAAKKYDRGERCDMEAGMAKYFATEAALENSIEAMRIHGAYGYSKEYNVERLYRDAPLLTIGEGTNEMQRIIIAKQLIERSPV